The DNA segment AAAGAAACGGTCTTGATAATGATGACTGATTTTTGAGGGGCAACCAGTATGCAGCGTAAAGCGTTAACTGTTTGCCTTAAAATATTTAAGTCGTGCCTATTTGTATTTTAGACCGGTTATTCAGCTTTTTGGTTCTTTTTTTTATGAACCCTTTATGATAGGAGTATCCTTTGCTTCCTGTGGCATTGCCACCAACCCACTACTGTGAGTTAATTAAAATTTATGGCTGAACAGATAGAAGAAAAGAACTACTTAACACCGTTTACTCTGCTAGGCAGGGTTTCAATTAACATGGTCTCCGAAGCAGGAGCCATGTTCCTTTTCATGATTCATGGAATCGGTCATATTTTTTCCTCAGCAGGAATCTTTCAAAAATCCATACGCCAGCTCTATTTTATCGGAGTGCGTTCTTTTACGGTAATTACCCTTATCGGCTTATTCACCGGAATGGTCATAGGGCTGCAAACCCATTACGCCCTTTCAAAATTTGGTTCAGAGGGTTTTCTGGGTGCGGCGGTTGCTCTTTCACTTGTCCGTGAACTCGGACCGGTTCTTACAGCTATAATGCTTACCGGAAGGGCCGGATCATCCATGACCGCTGAAATAGGCGTCATGCGCATCTCCGAACAAATCGACGCTCTGGAACTCATGGATATTAATCCCATGAGCTATCTTGTAAGCCCCAAAATGCTGGCTTCCATCATATCTTTTCCAATC comes from the Maridesulfovibrio bastinii DSM 16055 genome and includes:
- a CDS encoding MlaE family ABC transporter permease, with amino-acid sequence MAEQIEEKNYLTPFTLLGRVSINMVSEAGAMFLFMIHGIGHIFSSAGIFQKSIRQLYFIGVRSFTVITLIGLFTGMVIGLQTHYALSKFGSEGFLGAAVALSLVRELGPVLTAIMLTGRAGSSMTAEIGVMRISEQIDALELMDINPMSYLVSPKMLASIISFPILTGLFDLIGIIGGYLSGIALLGGNSGVYFYRVQSSLSWEDLSAGFLKSLFFALIVCTVCCFQGYFTHYRKDGMGPEGVSQATTSAVVMSCVMVLAADYILTSLLF